The Xiphophorus couchianus chromosome 22, X_couchianus-1.0, whole genome shotgun sequence genome includes the window GTTGAAATATAATCACAGTGTGTGGTACTGGTCCAACAGCCGACTTCAGGGATTTGTAAAAGAGCTGCCACCATGCTGCTCTCTCTTGTTGTGCACACATACTCGCTGCGGTACTGGTTTCCTGCCACCATCATGCTGGGTACAGCCCCAGCATACGTTCTGTCATGGGGGATCTGGCGGTTACTTTCCACCGTCTTACCAGCAAGGCTTTACCATAAATTAGACGACCGACTGTACTGCATTTACCAGAGCATGGTCCTGTTCTTCTTTGAAAACTATACAGGGGTTGAGGTGAGTAAACCTTCACTTTGTGTGCATGAAACTGAACTGATGTTTAGTTCTGAAGGCCtgtttctcataaaaaaaacattgcatttgtGCAACTTTTAAAGTCTCTTGAAATCTATTCAATAATTAAGGTAAAAGTAATTGACTACGTTTTTTATAAGCAATCCTGATGAACCAGTTGGGTGGGAAGAAAGTCTGCATTTTTCTCTGACGCCTTCTTGCCACACCTTGCACAGAGGGGTGTGTGTAGACAAATCACGATAAAGAACCCGCCATAAAAGTCTTTCTGCATACTATGATAATGTGAAAGTTCAATATTAGATGCAGGAGTATTTGATAAGATTAGAGTGCTGAATATAAATTCCCAGATTGTTGATAACAGCAGAATAGGTTGGAAGCTAAACCTTGATTGAGTTTCTTTTAGACTCTTCTGGTCTCATTTGTTTGTCTggtaaaaatctgtaaaataaattcacttttaatTGCAGTGGTGTAATCTAACTAGACTTagaaaaatctaatcttttACTTTGAGCActttttctgagtttgagagaaaaaacaatattaatatcagtGTGTGCAATACTCTTATTGCAAAGAACTGTTCAGTGTTTAATGATTGTTGTCTTATACATTTCAGGTGTTTTAATATGCATGTTAATGTAATTATTGAGTCTTATGGCAGCAGATGCTCACACTGGACTCTAATGACATTGAACAAAATGCTAAAGGTCATAGAGTGATTGGAGCACAGATgagaaagcaaagaaagaagaatACAGGCATATATCATACCTGATATTGTTATTGCAATGTTTACCATTAATAGCATCAtctcaaatttcttttgagaTGCCGTAGatctgggtttgaatcccaggcTGGAGTCTTTCTACATGGCCTTGTTTTTCCCCATGCCATcatgggttttctctgggtactccagtttcctcctcccacaatccaaaaacaCAACTGTTAGCTTAATTGTAATctggatggataaataaatgtactgaaattaaaagttacttattaaagtatttttgttgtgatttttactCCAAGGCGAACATACTTTAGGTGATTTTACAAATCTGTTCAAGGCGTTCCTGTACATGTGATCAGCAATCTAAAACATAAACTTGTTACCGtggagttaaatattttcaccatCTATTTTTTTgacctgtttttaaaaatttaattctcTTTTGCTTTAGATAATTATATATGGAGATATACCAAAGAATAAAGAGAACGTCATCTACCTTTCTAATCATCAATGCACAGGTATACAGTATTTGTATATACAGCTTCAAACTataattaaatagaaatgtctgttgaaggttgtttttttttttgtctatcttTTTAGCTGACTGGATTATCGCCGACATGCTGGCCATCAGACAAAGTGCCATCGGTCATGTCAGATACGTCCTAAAAGATGGACTCAAGTGGCTCCCGTTGTACGGCTGGTATTTTTCACAGGTGAAGCAGGCATTAAGAAATCCTCTACCAATTATAATCTAAAAAATCcccattttctttcttactatttgttatattttgtttgtttttccttttagcaTGGGGGAGTCTTTGTGAAAAGAAGTGCAAAGTTTAATGAAAAGGCCATGAAAAGGAAGCTTCTCAGTCAGACTCGATGTGGAGCTCCAGTAAGTACGCAGCTCTGGGAAAAAATGACAAGACCACAGCAAACAGTTGGTGAAATCAACATCTGTACCTTGTGTCATagccttttttatttcagcatctGTTTAATTCCAACACATTTTGCATTAGTGAGATAGTGACATTGGAAtctggaaacacttttttattatttcagtcatttgaaAGTTTCTGCTAATAAGTCCccaacactttttcttttagttaaTCAAGTGAATATGTgcataaaaaccttttatttctaACCTTTAGTTTGTATGTTAAAATTTAGAGCAATCATATAAAGTTTCACTGATGTGAAAAGCAGTGCAGATTGAGTTGCAAGGCTTGTTTGTAATCATGTTTTTTGGATTTGACTCTTGAGAGATTATGGTGTGTGCAGTTGTGCAATCCAAATACTGCTAACATTGCGGGGACCTTTTCATATTGACACAGTTACAGTTTAGTTTACTTGTTCTTAAACATACACTGCTGTGAAAGAAAGCTGACCTGCTTATAGATTTTGtctgtcttttctttgttgTCACACTTTTATGTTTCAAGCAAACAGAAATAGATTCAGCTGTGTGAAAAACATTTGCCCACTTtcttatttcctcttttttttgcatgtttgtcatGTTTGAGTGTCTCAGAACCTCAAAGCAATTTAAACATTAGTCAAAGACAACAAGTAAACACAAAcgcaatttttaaattaaggtGTGTAATTTTtagggagaaaacaaaaatctaaacctACATGGCCCAGTGTGAAGAAAAGTGACTACTCCCTTAATCTAATAACTGGTTGGTTCACCTTTAGCAGCAGCAACTGTAACCAAGTGCTTGTAATAACTTGCAGTGAGTTTACGGCGCTGTGCAGGAAGTTTGACCACTCATCTTTACAAAATTGTAATCCAGCCAAACAGAATCTGTAAGAGGAGTTTgcttttcacagcactgtaaaaTAAACAGGCATAACTGATTACATTATTAAATAGAGTAATCATATGAATTGGTTTTACTGTTGGTATTTATTCACTAGTAGATAGGGTTTTTATTCCAGACCATTTTCAGATTGTCTTGGAAGTTTTCTAAGGTAACAAAAACAGgacttgtttctttttattgtttcttgcGTTAAACCCTTTATTTAGAGCCAAATTAGTACAATGAAAGCTCTGTTGTAAAACTTGtgttcacaaagaaaaaaatctgcaatataACAATGATGCTGGGAAACTATGCCAATAACCTGGGATTAGAGATGCCATTcagattacttttatttaatgagTTTAATTAGCCCCTaatgggaggaaaaaaactttattctcttgatttgtttattatttttatagaagAACAAACAAATGTGTGAAGTCTTCTTATTGGTATTAAAAGCTAATGataaaattgaacaaatattTGTCAGCTAGAATCCTGAAAAATGATCTGGCTTAAATGATTTAACTCTGTCAGGAGATTCCTTTTACCATGCAAAATCAGTTTCCTCGCTAATAAATCCTGTACATTGTACATTCCTGTACATTTTGAACTTTCATTTACTCAATATCACCTCCatctgaatgtttatttttcttttttccccccacagatGTACCTTGTCATTTTTCCTGAAGGAACTCGGTATAATCCAGAGCTGAAGAATGTTATCACCGACAGTCAGAAGTTTGCTGAGAGAGAAGGTGGGGGCAGGATTCAGCAGCCTCtcactgctgctgtgcagactGCATGCACACTGTTTCACTGCAAACAGCtcacatctggaaaacagctgagTTAGTTATGCAACCTGTGGTCACCTTGCAGGCAGCTGCAGTATCCATGAGTAAATTTAGAAAACCCCTAGATCCTGAAGTTGCATGCTATttataatgcttttttttttttcctttttagaaaaacaaaaacttctgaCTGTAAAAACCGgcacaaataaagttaaaacagacatttacgTACACggtataaaaagaaacaaaatcttattttctgtctgtaaatcagacaaaatatttcttgttttagctcccttaggattaccaaaattgAAGCCACATAGACAATCAGTCAGTCACCACACAATTAGTTAGTCCTTGGTTAATGTGGGACCATTCTCTGCTCACTAATGCCTCACTCAGCAGATAAACTGATGAGCACATGCCATCCGTCCCAAGCGATTTATGTGGATTAAAGGGGAAGGTGATATTCAGAGCTGTGTCCCGGAGATAGGCTTAATCTCCACAGAATCTCCAAACAACATGAAGCCAGGCTGCACTTTAGCATCGTAAGCGCCACCAGCAAATGCAATTAGTTGGAAAAACCTAATGCAGTGTTGCTCAGTTCATTTCAGCTGGCCTTGTGGACTAAAACAGGAATAATCATAAACTTTTTCATGCTAATTATGTTTGAGCAGATGTGAGCTGCTTCATATTTGTGCAGCTGTTGAATTTATTCcagctgttgctttttttttattcatttacttgTTTTGCAGGACTGGCTGTTCTGAAGCACACTCTCACACCCAGGGTGAAGGCGTCTCACCTCGCCGTTGACATCATGAATGAAAGTCTAGACGCCGTATATGACGTCACAGTAGCTTATGAGGGAACGCTGGACGACTCCGGTCAGAGGAAACCCGCACCTTCGATGGCAGGTACATCTTTGCAACCCCATGGCATGTTCAAAGAAGATGAAgacatgaaataattttataaggaattttttacatttgtttttatcagataattaattagtttttgtCCCAAGAGCTATCACACCtgacaaagaaatgttttgttttgtttttttattttgcaaattttctgaTGGGGATTGTAGTTTTGattccaacagaaaatgaaaaaactacAAGATGCATTGAAGTATGTACTGTATCCCTAATCATTATCACATTATATCACACTAAATGTTCACTTTTGTGACATGTAAGTACTTTTCCctcaaatatacaaatataattCCACTTTTCTATTCATTTTGTGGATctataaattaaaagataatattttaattgataAAGAATTAACATTTCTCCAATTAGTGCATTAACAAATGAAAGAATGGCATTCTCCAAACAGGCTgttgatgttttacatattaaatTTACTCAAAAGGTTTAGAGCAACTCTTGTGGAAATTacaaaagtatgaaaaaatatatagaaaagaAGTCTAGATGAGAGTaagataatttcatttttatgctgcagccttattttatatatttgtttcaaCTGGAGTTGCACTGAGAATCTACCTGTAgccttagttttattttaaaagagaaaaagtagCTACTGATTGAATATTTAATAGATActgtaaatgaatatttattagctatttattctcttttaaaaataaatctaataaaccTTCTCAGGGCTACTCAAGTCTGCACAAACATTGTTATGTTCAGCCTTCCTGGTAATTAATCACACAGAAAACATCACCTTTTAACAACCCTGCCTTCCTGTAAACTGCGTGACTCTCGTGTTTTTGGAGTCTCTGATTATTGTTGTTTGTTCCTTgatctttgaaaaacactgttggaaatttagaataaaaaaacaacaacaggagaAAAATATCCAGTTACAGTCAGGAATAAACGTGGATGTTTCTCGCAAACAAGGCAGAGAATAGAAAAGCATTCCTCTCATCACGCACTTCCTGGCCTCATGCGGTGAAGGTGACTTTAGTGGCGCTAGCGGAAGTGACCCACGCCTCCGCCCACGCCACCGCCGCTGCTCTCTAAACTCACTGTGAAGGCTCAGGTTAGAACTGTGActttcaaaaaccaaaatattaatttatttggattggattcaaataaaacttttactgTTGATCTATAAACTACAAATTTAAACCTCAACTTTAAACCATAAAATAACAGTTATTTTAGTTTCCTTCTGgagttcttgtttttctataaTTAAGCCattgtaaagtttaaaatgagattttagaTTTGTAAAATCCTATAGAGTAAATCATGTGAAATAGCCAAAGACGACAGATTAGGGCTGCAgataattgattattctgatgattaatcagataaaaagaTTGACActtttagcagattttttatttaagcctttttataaagtacttttattttaagcattatATTGCCTTGAATGCAAAATATTCTTGTGGTGCACACAAAGGATGTATCTTCagctaaaacaaaatacttCTAACTTCATTGTGTGAAAAGTTCATCCCTTCCTGTTTGATTTATCACCAATATAGTGTGGGACTGATctattgatcattttttttagatcaacATTCGGAGAACAAaagtttgttgggttttttttatcctgttttttattattattacaaaatttCTTTcgagtgaagctaaaactatgccacttgaggagttctaaacagaaaatattattgttatacAGTTTTGGATTATTTGCTGTTCTgaatacaatgtttttttagcaaatggAATTTTTTGAGTCTTGATACTCGagttgacgattaatcaattgctaaagtagttgacgattatttcaatagtcgattaatcatttcagccctacaGTAGATATATTCGAGTTTCTCCTTGGACTGaatgtgtatgttttttgttgggtttttttaaaactacatttcaattattttacaCAAAGCACGTGTTTCACGGTTGTTGTTCAGATGATGTTGCTTAATGAGTAACACAATAGATCAATTGATTTTTGTGCCTTCTCCTGACGTCCGTTAAAACAGGAAATTGTCCACATGTGACTCTAGAGTCGCTGTGTTTTTATGATCCAAAGTCTTAATTTGTATTTTCCCCTTAACGTTTATTACTTTTATAAGTAATAGTGAGTGTTTACTACACTCACTACTGCAACACACTTCACATTTATTGGCTGGTTTCAAAAAATCTTAAAGTAAACAACCCTGTCATTACAGTAGCATCGTGTCACATGATGGAAACATCTCACAGAACTTGACTAGAGTTACTCATCTGTCCTTCATTGTCTCCCATTTATCTGAGATCAGTTTGCACGGAAAACGAGTCCAGAAGGAAAACCCAGACATCACATAAACATTTATCTACAGTCAAAACAATAGTTGTATGTTTAAATCTACTGGAACTGCAGCAAACAAGTCTGGTCTAATAAGTCTAAGTTAAGGCCAAGAACTGTGAGCATAATAAAGCTCACTGTGAGAGAACTACTGCATAGTCATGACATCTTTGTATCTCCAGGGAACCTTAGAAACcaaatttagtcttttttccccttataTCTGCTGTGAGTTTTTGAAGCTTATATTATAGTGAAAATCTGCTGATTAAAAGTTttacttggggaaaaaaaacaactaaataatcCTACAGAGAAACTTTATTCTTCCAACTCTGTcaattaaaagttaaacaacATATACAGTACGTTTGGTTATCATAGCGGAAGaaataatcttttcttttttcagtttgttaaaaATACGTATTACTGAAGAAAtcaatagatttattttattaaaattgttccAATGAAGTACTTATTACTTCTAGTGATTGACACctctgactttatttattaaagtgcaTAAATGTTATTTAGATTATGAGGTGATGTTTGGTTCTCCAGAATAGAGAGttgatttctttcttctgttccATGTAGTTGTTGTTTAAGTTGTTGTGGAGATTTGTTTGCTCTAACGGAGCCAGCTCTGCCTTCTCTTGCATTTTCTCGatgtaatgtgtttttagtTAAATTCTTTGTTGCTCTTCCGGAGCCTCCGTATCTCAC containing:
- the agpat5 gene encoding 1-acyl-sn-glycerol-3-phosphate acyltransferase epsilon, which translates into the protein MLLSLVVHTYSLRYWFPATIMLGTAPAYVLSWGIWRLLSTVLPARLYHKLDDRLYCIYQSMVLFFFENYTGVEIIIYGDIPKNKENVIYLSNHQCTADWIIADMLAIRQSAIGHVRYVLKDGLKWLPLYGWYFSQHGGVFVKRSAKFNEKAMKRKLLSQTRCGAPMYLVIFPEGTRYNPELKNVITDSQKFAEREGLAVLKHTLTPRVKASHLAVDIMNESLDAVYDVTVAYEGTLDDSGQRKPAPSMAEFLCKECPRIHIHFDRVDIKGIPLEPELFRRWMHNRFEMKDRMLTDFYESEDPDKKCRFPGEGRISPLNLSKSLPSALILGGLTLPMLLTENGRKLYVRTWVYGTLLGWLWMNISP